Proteins found in one Sporosarcina sp. FSL K6-3457 genomic segment:
- the ureB gene encoding urease subunit beta: MIPGEVKTAEGIIEINFGRPVKTVRVANTGDRPIQVGSHFHFIEVNKALEFDRESAVGMHLNIPSGTAVRFEPGEEKEVELVEFGGKRHVFGLNNLTDGSTHNVGEILDRAAEAGFKGAEDK, encoded by the coding sequence ATGATTCCAGGAGAAGTTAAAACCGCTGAAGGCATAATTGAAATAAATTTCGGGCGTCCAGTGAAGACAGTGCGTGTCGCCAATACGGGAGACCGTCCGATACAAGTTGGATCTCATTTTCACTTTATCGAAGTGAATAAGGCGCTCGAATTTGACCGTGAATCAGCAGTTGGCATGCACTTGAATATTCCATCAGGTACGGCTGTACGCTTTGAACCGGGTGAAGAAAAGGAAGTCGAGTTAGTGGAGTTTGGCGGAAAACGTCACGTATTTGGATTGAATAATTTAACTGATGGTTCGACACATAATGTTGGTGAAATCTTAGATAGAGCAGCTGAAGCAGGATTTAAAGGAGCCGAAGATAAATGA